The Thioflexithrix psekupsensis genomic interval TGTGAGCTGTTTATTTTTAATGGCACAGGGTGCGCTAAAACCGTCGGCAATCCTGCATCAATCCAACCTTCAATTCCATCTCGATACCAATAAACCTGCTCATAACCTAATTCTAATGCCGCTCGTTTGCTCACATTCCAAGCCATCCAACAATCCAGTATGCAATAAAACACGATAGGTTTATTTTTTTCACCGTGTGTTAATTGCTGTAAATTATCAGTCAAATAGCTTTGCATTAACGGATTTAATTCACCATAACCCACATTTGGCAACCAAATACTATTCGGAAGATGATAACGCGATTCTTGCAATAACCATTCTCCCCCAAAATCCAACATTTCAGGGCGATAAATAGCGGCCATGACATCAATTAAAATTACCGTTTCTTGTGCCAATAATTGCTGTAATTCTTGGGTATTAATCGCCGTGGCACCCGGCACAGTCTCAGGTGTGGCGGCACGATAGCGATCAAAACGATACGTTTCAGGCAAGGCAACGCCTGTTAAAAAAATCGTTATTATTAATAAAAAAGATAATGGCATGATTTACTGATTTTTAACCGCAAAAATACCCGCTGCTGAACGCAAGTGTTCATGATAATCCATACCAAATCCAAACACATAACGATTCGGCACCAATAAACCGACAAAATCCGCTTGTGGCAATCCTCTCCGCATGGGCAATTGTTTCTCTACCAATACCGC includes:
- a CDS encoding rhodanese-like domain-containing protein — encoded protein: MPLSFLLIITIFLTGVALPETYRFDRYRAATPETVPGATAINTQELQQLLAQETVILIDVMAAIYRPEMLDFGGEWLLQESRYHLPNSIWLPNVGYGELNPLMQSYLTDNLQQLTHGEKNKPIVFYCILDCWMAWNVSKRAALELGYEQVYWYRDGIEGWIDAGLPTVLAHPVPLKINSSHQ